The Henckelia pumila isolate YLH828 chromosome 2, ASM3356847v2, whole genome shotgun sequence genome includes a window with the following:
- the LOC140879099 gene encoding uncharacterized protein, translated as MELLKKKQSGYLATPVRNIPFSVEILESGLPKNFKFSHVGEYDGKGDPEEHLSRFENAAMLHKYSDPIKCQVKLNTLIGPAQQWFNLLRPGDIKEFKDFSKVFLHHFDSSKKHPTTTLSLFAIKQQGQEYLRAYIRRFSALALEVPTATTDLLISAFTQGLTTGDFLKSLIKKPPSTYDELLARAEKYVNLEEIQVSRLNRGIDKPPSPKNTMIPSTPRKMGPAPRPELLGQFTSFTPLRISKTQGLRICEEKRLLQRPPWSEQGPRRPKSDKYCDFHNEYGPSPMTVDN; from the coding sequence ATGGAGCTCTTGAAGAAGAAGCAGTCCGGATATCTAGCCACGCCAGTCCGGAATATTCCTTTCTCTGTTGAAATACTGGAGTCCGGACTCCCCAAAAACTTTAAGTTTTCACATGTTGGGGAATATGATGGAAAAGGGGATCCGGAAGAGCACCTGTCCCGTTTTGAGAATGCTGCGATGTTGCACAAATATTCTGACCCGATCAAGTGCCAGGTAAAACTCAATACTCTGATAGGGCCAGCACAACAATGGTTCAACCTATTACGTCCAGGGGATATCAAGGAATTCAAGGATTTCAGCAAGGTCTTTCTACACCATTTTGATAGTAGCAAAAAGCACCCCACAACCACTCTCAGTCTTTTCGCTATCAAACAGCAAGGTCAAGAATATTTGCGAGCATATATTCGTCGATTTAGTGCTTTGGCCCTTGAAGTACCTACTGCCACTACTGATCTGCTCATCAGCGCTTTCACCCAAGGACTTACTACAGGGGATTTCCTTAAATCCTTGATCAAAAAACCGCCATCTACATACGATGAGTTGCTTGCTCGGGCCGAGAAATACGTGAATTTAGAGGAGATACAAGTTTCTCGGTTGAATAGGGGGATAGACAAGCCTCCAAGCCCAAAGAACACCATGATCCCTAGCACGCCTCGGAAGATGGGACCAGCTCCTCGACCCGAGCTGCTTGGACAATTCACATCCTTCACCCCTCTAAGGATAAGTAAGACTCAGGGCCTGCGAATATGCGAAGAAAAAAGACTACTACAAAGACCCCCATGGAGTGAGCAGGGGCCTCGCAGGCCAAAATCTGATAAATATTGTGATTTTCACAATGAATATGGGCCATCACCAATGACTGTCGACAATTGA